Proteins co-encoded in one Ziziphus jujuba cultivar Dongzao chromosome 9, ASM3175591v1 genomic window:
- the LOC132805430 gene encoding probable disease resistance protein At1g61190 — protein sequence MDMNTLTSVVGNLLVYSIEPIRQQFVYLINYKENIERLVVEFEKLRDERTVVQLLVDDAKRNARVVAPQVVKWLAKVDQVEKASEDLRNRRGPRRLNGDPLNLKLRYSLGKKASKMTQEVINVLQERNFKEVGYPAPPKDYASTSTTGFSGLTSRIQVVEGIMQALKDEDINMIGICGAGGMGKTKMVEEVMVRAKAEKLFEQYAMAVVSQTPDERAIQDRIADELSLPLDRKESVAGRADKLRECILMDGKKILVILDSIWEKLDFDKVGLPLGPDNKSCKFILTTRNEDVCVQMNCQKKFTISYLPTSPTSNEASDRAQDIIQLRQEGNYNREASSGSTSRISVREDIMQALGKDEINMIGICGAGGIGKTKMVEEVTKRAKAEKLFEEFAIAVVSQTPDERAIQGQIADKLGLSFDDKESVAGRADRLRQRMMMEGKKILVILDDIWEKLDFNKVGLPLGPENKTCKFIITTRNEDVCPQMNCQKKFTISYLPKEEAWKLFRESAGNLVDDPRLRPIAEAVADECGGLPLAIIIVGRALENKGRIVWEHALQQLKKYAPGNITGMHKHVFSSIELS from the coding sequence ATGGATATGAATACTCTTACTTCAGTTGTCGGAAATTTGCTAGTATATTCCATAGAACCAATACGGCAACAATTTGTCTATTTGATCAACTACAAGGAAAACATTGAGAGGCTGGTTGTTGAATTCGAGAAACTGAGGGATGAAAGAACTGTAGTGCAACTACTGGTGGATGATGCCAAAAGGAACGCACGAGTTGTTGCACCTCAAGTTGTAAAGTGGCTTGCAAAAGTGGATCAGGTGGAGAAGGCCTCGGAAGATCTCAGGAACCGACGCGGACCAAGACGTTTAAATGGAGACCCATTGAATCTGAAATTGCGTTATTCGTTGGGTAAGAAGGCTAGCAAGATGACTCAAGAAGTCATTAATGTCCTACAAGAAAGGAATTTCAAAGAAGTAGGATACCCTGCGCCACCAAAGGACTATGCTTCTACATCCACAACAGGTTTTTCTGGTTTGACATCAAGAATCCAGGTTGTTGAGGGTATCATGCAGGCTCTCAAGGATGAGGACATCAATATGATCGGTATTTGTGGAGCCGGAGGGATGGGGAAGACAAAAATGGTGGAAGAAGTTATGGTAAGAGCAAAAGCCGAAAAGCTATTTGAACAATATGCAATGGCTGTAGTCTCTCAAACACCAGATGAGAGAGCAATTCAAGACCGAATTGCAGATGAGCTAAGTTTGCCGTTGGACCGCAAAGAAAGTGTAGCTGGACGGGCAGATAAGCTTCGAGAATGTATATTGATGGATGGCAAAAAGATCCTTGTGATATTGGATAGCATTTGGGAGAAGCTTGATTTCGACAAGGTTGGACTTCCTTTAGGACCCGATAATAAGAGTTGCAAGTTTATTCTCACCACCAGAAACGAAGATGTATGCGTGCAGATGAATTGCCAAAAGAAATTTACAATCTCGTATTTGCCGACTTCGCCGACCAGCAACGAGGCTAGCGACAGGGCTCAAGACATCATTCAACTCCGACAAGAAGGGAATTACAACAGAGAAGCATCATCTGGTTCGACATCAAGAATCTCGGTCAGGGAGGATATCATGCAGGCTCTCGGGAAAGATGAAATCAATATGATCGGTATTTGTGGAGCTGGAGGGATAGGGAAGACAAAAATGGTGGAAGAAGTTACCAAAAGAGCAAAAGCCGAAAAGCTATTTGAAGAATTTGCAATAGCGGTTGTCTCTCAAACACCAGATGAGAGAGCAATTCAAGGCCAAATCGCAGATAAGCTAGGCCTGAGCTTCGACGACAAAGAAAGTGTAGCTGGACGGGCAGATAGGCTTCGACAAAGAATGATGATGGAAGGAAAAAAGATCCTTGTGATATTGGACGACATTTGGGAGAAGCTTGATTTCAACAAGGTTGGACTACCTTTGGGACCTGAAAATAAGACATGCAAGTTTATTATCACCACGAGAAACGAAGATGTATGTCCGCAGATGAATTGCCAAAAGAAATTTACAATCTCCTACTTGCCAAAGGAAGAGGCATGGAAGCTTTTCCGGGAATCAGCTGGCAACCTTGTCGATGATCCTCGCTTGCGTCCGATAGCAGAGGCAGTAGCAGATGAATGTGGAGGCTTGCCGCTGGCCATCATTATTGTTGGAAGGGCGTTGGAAAATAAGGGCCGAATTGTTTGGGAACATGCGCTTCAACAACTTAAGAAATATGCACCAGGTAACATTACTGGAATGCATAAACATGTATTCTCAAGCATTGAGTTGAGTTAA
- the LOC107434246 gene encoding phenylacetaldehyde synthase isoform X1, giving the protein MEGGLKPMDAEQLREYGHKMVDFIADYYKSIENFPVLSEVEPGYLHKLLPDSAPSHPESLQHIFDDIQTKILPGVTHWQSPNYFAYYPSNSSIAGFLGEMLSAGLNIVGFSWITSPAATELEIVVLDWLAKILNLPNEFLSAGQGGGVIQGTASEAVLVVLLAARDKVLIKVGKNALEKLVVYASDQTHSALQKACQIGGIHPENCRLLSTDASADYALSPAVLGEAISNDVANDLIPFMLCATVGTTSSTAVDPLPALGKIAKSHGMWFHIDAAYAGSACICPEYRHYINGVEEADSFNMNAHKWLLTNFDCSALWIKDRSALIQSLSTNPEFLKNKKLPLMLQASQANLVVDFKDWQIPLGRRFRSLKLWMVLRLYGLENLQGYIRNHIKLAKHFEELVSQDPRFEVVTPRKFSLVCFRLLPHNDEACASKLNHDLLDIVNSTGKVYISHTVLSGKYVLRFAVGAPLTEERHVNAAWDVLQEKASTLLGSM; this is encoded by the exons AT GGAGGGTGGATTGAAGCCAATGGATGCTGAGCAACTGAGAGAGTATGGGCATAAGATGGTAGATTTCATTGCTGACTACTACAAAAGTATAGAGAATTTCCCAGTTCTCAGCGAAGTTGAG CCCGGGTATCTGCATAAACTTTTACCGGATTCTGCGCCTAGTCATCCTGAGTCTTTGCAGCATATCTTTGATG ATATTCAGACTAAGATATTACCAGGGGTAACCCATTGGCAGAGCCCGAATTATTTTGCATACTATCCTTCTAATAGCAGCATTGCTGGATTTTTGGGAGAGATGCTTAGTGCAGGCCTTAACATTGTGGGTTTTAGTTGGATTACTTCTCCAGCAGCAACAGAACTTGAAATTGTTGTTCTTGACTGGCTTGCTAAAATCCTAAACTTACCTAATGAGTTTCTTTCAGCTG GACAAGGTGGTGGAGTCATACAGGGAACAGCCAGTGAAGCTGTTCTTGTTGTTCTGTTGGCTGCTCGTGATAAGGTTTTGATTAAGGTTGGAAAAAACGCTCTTGAGAAGCTTGTTGTATATGCATCTGATCAAACGCATTCAGCTTTACAAAAAGCCTGTCAG ATAGGGGGAATCCATCCAGAGAATTGCAGGCTGCTAAGTACGGATGCTTCTGCTGATTATGCCCTTTCTCCTGCTGTACTTGGTGAAGCAATTTCAAATGATGTTGCCAATGATTTAATTCCCTTTATGTTATGTGCTACT GTTGGTACTACTTCATCTACAGCTGTTGATCCTCTGCCAGCATTGGGAAAGATCGCTAAG AGTCATGGAATGTGGTTTCATATTGATGCTGCATATGCTGGAAGTGCTTGTATATGTCCAGAATACCGCCATTATATTAATGGTGTAGAAGAAGCTGACTCATTCAACATGAATGCACATAAATGGCTTTTGACAAACTTTGATTGTTCAGCACTCTGGATCAAG GACAGAAGTGCTTTGATTCAGTCCTTGTCTACAAATCCTGAGTTTCTGAAAAACAAG AAATTGCCATTGATGCTTCAGGCCTCTCAAGCAAACTTGGTCGTGGATTTTAAGGATTGGCAAATACCACTTGGACGTCGCTTTAG ATCATTGAAACTTTGGATGGTGTTACGACTTTATGGTTTGGAAAACCTACAAGGCTACATAAGAAACCATATCAAGTTGGCTAAACACTTTGAGGAGCTTGTTTCTCAAGACCCAAGGTTTGAG GTTGTTACACCTCGGAAATTTTCATTAGTTTGTTTCCGTCTTCTTCCTCATAATGATGAAGCCTGTGCAAGTAAACTGAACCATGATCTGTTAGACATTGTAAACTCAACTGGAAAAGTTTACATCTCTCACACG GTTCTATCAGGCAAATATGTATTACGTTTTGCAGTAGGAGCTCCATTGACTGAAGAGAGACATGTCAATGCGGCATGGGATGTTCTACAAGAAAAGGCCTCTACCCTGTTAGGTAGTATGTAA
- the LOC107434246 gene encoding phenylacetaldehyde synthase isoform X3: MIREGGLKPMDAEQLREYGHKMVDFIADYYKSIENFPVLSEVEPGYLHKLLPDSAPSHPESLQHIFDDIQTKILPGVTHWQSPNYFAYYPSNSSIAGFLGEMLSAGLNIVGFSWITSPAATELEIVVLDWLAKILNLPNEFLSAGQGGGVIQGTASEAVLVVLLAARDKVLIKVGKNALEKLVVYASDQTHSALQKACQIGGIHPENCRLLSTDASADYALSPAVLGEAISNDVANDLIPFMLCATVGTTSSTAVDPLPALGKIAKSHGMWFHIDAAYAGSACICPEYRHYINGVEEADSFNMNAHKWLLTNFDCSALWIKDRSALIQSLSTNPEFLKNKASQANLVVDFKDWQIPLGRRFRSLKLWMVLRLYGLENLQGYIRNHIKLAKHFEELVSQDPRFEVVTPRKFSLVCFRLLPHNDEACASKLNHDLLDIVNSTGKVYISHTVLSGKYVLRFAVGAPLTEERHVNAAWDVLQEKASTLLGSM, from the exons ATGATAAGGGAGGGTGGATTGAAGCCAATGGATGCTGAGCAACTGAGAGAGTATGGGCATAAGATGGTAGATTTCATTGCTGACTACTACAAAAGTATAGAGAATTTCCCAGTTCTCAGCGAAGTTGAG CCCGGGTATCTGCATAAACTTTTACCGGATTCTGCGCCTAGTCATCCTGAGTCTTTGCAGCATATCTTTGATG ATATTCAGACTAAGATATTACCAGGGGTAACCCATTGGCAGAGCCCGAATTATTTTGCATACTATCCTTCTAATAGCAGCATTGCTGGATTTTTGGGAGAGATGCTTAGTGCAGGCCTTAACATTGTGGGTTTTAGTTGGATTACTTCTCCAGCAGCAACAGAACTTGAAATTGTTGTTCTTGACTGGCTTGCTAAAATCCTAAACTTACCTAATGAGTTTCTTTCAGCTG GACAAGGTGGTGGAGTCATACAGGGAACAGCCAGTGAAGCTGTTCTTGTTGTTCTGTTGGCTGCTCGTGATAAGGTTTTGATTAAGGTTGGAAAAAACGCTCTTGAGAAGCTTGTTGTATATGCATCTGATCAAACGCATTCAGCTTTACAAAAAGCCTGTCAG ATAGGGGGAATCCATCCAGAGAATTGCAGGCTGCTAAGTACGGATGCTTCTGCTGATTATGCCCTTTCTCCTGCTGTACTTGGTGAAGCAATTTCAAATGATGTTGCCAATGATTTAATTCCCTTTATGTTATGTGCTACT GTTGGTACTACTTCATCTACAGCTGTTGATCCTCTGCCAGCATTGGGAAAGATCGCTAAG AGTCATGGAATGTGGTTTCATATTGATGCTGCATATGCTGGAAGTGCTTGTATATGTCCAGAATACCGCCATTATATTAATGGTGTAGAAGAAGCTGACTCATTCAACATGAATGCACATAAATGGCTTTTGACAAACTTTGATTGTTCAGCACTCTGGATCAAG GACAGAAGTGCTTTGATTCAGTCCTTGTCTACAAATCCTGAGTTTCTGAAAAACAAG GCCTCTCAAGCAAACTTGGTCGTGGATTTTAAGGATTGGCAAATACCACTTGGACGTCGCTTTAG ATCATTGAAACTTTGGATGGTGTTACGACTTTATGGTTTGGAAAACCTACAAGGCTACATAAGAAACCATATCAAGTTGGCTAAACACTTTGAGGAGCTTGTTTCTCAAGACCCAAGGTTTGAG GTTGTTACACCTCGGAAATTTTCATTAGTTTGTTTCCGTCTTCTTCCTCATAATGATGAAGCCTGTGCAAGTAAACTGAACCATGATCTGTTAGACATTGTAAACTCAACTGGAAAAGTTTACATCTCTCACACG GTTCTATCAGGCAAATATGTATTACGTTTTGCAGTAGGAGCTCCATTGACTGAAGAGAGACATGTCAATGCGGCATGGGATGTTCTACAAGAAAAGGCCTCTACCCTGTTAGGTAGTATGTAA
- the LOC107434246 gene encoding phenylacetaldehyde synthase isoform X4, translated as MVKISNFCIFRKHSTIEEFSGQTFDIQTKILPGVTHWQSPNYFAYYPSNSSIAGFLGEMLSAGLNIVGFSWITSPAATELEIVVLDWLAKILNLPNEFLSAGQGGGVIQGTASEAVLVVLLAARDKVLIKVGKNALEKLVVYASDQTHSALQKACQIGGIHPENCRLLSTDASADYALSPAVLGEAISNDVANDLIPFMLCATVGTTSSTAVDPLPALGKIAKSHGMWFHIDAAYAGSACICPEYRHYINGVEEADSFNMNAHKWLLTNFDCSALWIKDRSALIQSLSTNPEFLKNKKLPLMLQASQANLVVDFKDWQIPLGRRFRSLKLWMVLRLYGLENLQGYIRNHIKLAKHFEELVSQDPRFEVVTPRKFSLVCFRLLPHNDEACASKLNHDLLDIVNSTGKVYISHTVLSGKYVLRFAVGAPLTEERHVNAAWDVLQEKASTLLGSM; from the exons ATGGTGAAAATATCCAATTTCTGCATTTTTAGGAAACATTCAACAATAGAAGAATTCTCTGGCCAGACTTTTG ATATTCAGACTAAGATATTACCAGGGGTAACCCATTGGCAGAGCCCGAATTATTTTGCATACTATCCTTCTAATAGCAGCATTGCTGGATTTTTGGGAGAGATGCTTAGTGCAGGCCTTAACATTGTGGGTTTTAGTTGGATTACTTCTCCAGCAGCAACAGAACTTGAAATTGTTGTTCTTGACTGGCTTGCTAAAATCCTAAACTTACCTAATGAGTTTCTTTCAGCTG GACAAGGTGGTGGAGTCATACAGGGAACAGCCAGTGAAGCTGTTCTTGTTGTTCTGTTGGCTGCTCGTGATAAGGTTTTGATTAAGGTTGGAAAAAACGCTCTTGAGAAGCTTGTTGTATATGCATCTGATCAAACGCATTCAGCTTTACAAAAAGCCTGTCAG ATAGGGGGAATCCATCCAGAGAATTGCAGGCTGCTAAGTACGGATGCTTCTGCTGATTATGCCCTTTCTCCTGCTGTACTTGGTGAAGCAATTTCAAATGATGTTGCCAATGATTTAATTCCCTTTATGTTATGTGCTACT GTTGGTACTACTTCATCTACAGCTGTTGATCCTCTGCCAGCATTGGGAAAGATCGCTAAG AGTCATGGAATGTGGTTTCATATTGATGCTGCATATGCTGGAAGTGCTTGTATATGTCCAGAATACCGCCATTATATTAATGGTGTAGAAGAAGCTGACTCATTCAACATGAATGCACATAAATGGCTTTTGACAAACTTTGATTGTTCAGCACTCTGGATCAAG GACAGAAGTGCTTTGATTCAGTCCTTGTCTACAAATCCTGAGTTTCTGAAAAACAAG AAATTGCCATTGATGCTTCAGGCCTCTCAAGCAAACTTGGTCGTGGATTTTAAGGATTGGCAAATACCACTTGGACGTCGCTTTAG ATCATTGAAACTTTGGATGGTGTTACGACTTTATGGTTTGGAAAACCTACAAGGCTACATAAGAAACCATATCAAGTTGGCTAAACACTTTGAGGAGCTTGTTTCTCAAGACCCAAGGTTTGAG GTTGTTACACCTCGGAAATTTTCATTAGTTTGTTTCCGTCTTCTTCCTCATAATGATGAAGCCTGTGCAAGTAAACTGAACCATGATCTGTTAGACATTGTAAACTCAACTGGAAAAGTTTACATCTCTCACACG GTTCTATCAGGCAAATATGTATTACGTTTTGCAGTAGGAGCTCCATTGACTGAAGAGAGACATGTCAATGCGGCATGGGATGTTCTACAAGAAAAGGCCTCTACCCTGTTAGGTAGTATGTAA
- the LOC107434246 gene encoding phenylacetaldehyde synthase isoform X5, whose product MLSAGLNIVGFSWITSPAATELEIVVLDWLAKILNLPNEFLSAGQGGGVIQGTASEAVLVVLLAARDKVLIKVGKNALEKLVVYASDQTHSALQKACQIGGIHPENCRLLSTDASADYALSPAVLGEAISNDVANDLIPFMLCATVGTTSSTAVDPLPALGKIAKSHGMWFHIDAAYAGSACICPEYRHYINGVEEADSFNMNAHKWLLTNFDCSALWIKDRSALIQSLSTNPEFLKNKKLPLMLQASQANLVVDFKDWQIPLGRRFRSLKLWMVLRLYGLENLQGYIRNHIKLAKHFEELVSQDPRFEVVTPRKFSLVCFRLLPHNDEACASKLNHDLLDIVNSTGKVYISHTVLSGKYVLRFAVGAPLTEERHVNAAWDVLQEKASTLLGSM is encoded by the exons ATGCTTAGTGCAGGCCTTAACATTGTGGGTTTTAGTTGGATTACTTCTCCAGCAGCAACAGAACTTGAAATTGTTGTTCTTGACTGGCTTGCTAAAATCCTAAACTTACCTAATGAGTTTCTTTCAGCTG GACAAGGTGGTGGAGTCATACAGGGAACAGCCAGTGAAGCTGTTCTTGTTGTTCTGTTGGCTGCTCGTGATAAGGTTTTGATTAAGGTTGGAAAAAACGCTCTTGAGAAGCTTGTTGTATATGCATCTGATCAAACGCATTCAGCTTTACAAAAAGCCTGTCAG ATAGGGGGAATCCATCCAGAGAATTGCAGGCTGCTAAGTACGGATGCTTCTGCTGATTATGCCCTTTCTCCTGCTGTACTTGGTGAAGCAATTTCAAATGATGTTGCCAATGATTTAATTCCCTTTATGTTATGTGCTACT GTTGGTACTACTTCATCTACAGCTGTTGATCCTCTGCCAGCATTGGGAAAGATCGCTAAG AGTCATGGAATGTGGTTTCATATTGATGCTGCATATGCTGGAAGTGCTTGTATATGTCCAGAATACCGCCATTATATTAATGGTGTAGAAGAAGCTGACTCATTCAACATGAATGCACATAAATGGCTTTTGACAAACTTTGATTGTTCAGCACTCTGGATCAAG GACAGAAGTGCTTTGATTCAGTCCTTGTCTACAAATCCTGAGTTTCTGAAAAACAAG AAATTGCCATTGATGCTTCAGGCCTCTCAAGCAAACTTGGTCGTGGATTTTAAGGATTGGCAAATACCACTTGGACGTCGCTTTAG ATCATTGAAACTTTGGATGGTGTTACGACTTTATGGTTTGGAAAACCTACAAGGCTACATAAGAAACCATATCAAGTTGGCTAAACACTTTGAGGAGCTTGTTTCTCAAGACCCAAGGTTTGAG GTTGTTACACCTCGGAAATTTTCATTAGTTTGTTTCCGTCTTCTTCCTCATAATGATGAAGCCTGTGCAAGTAAACTGAACCATGATCTGTTAGACATTGTAAACTCAACTGGAAAAGTTTACATCTCTCACACG GTTCTATCAGGCAAATATGTATTACGTTTTGCAGTAGGAGCTCCATTGACTGAAGAGAGACATGTCAATGCGGCATGGGATGTTCTACAAGAAAAGGCCTCTACCCTGTTAGGTAGTATGTAA